A single window of Salvia splendens isolate huo1 chromosome 6, SspV2, whole genome shotgun sequence DNA harbors:
- the LOC121807257 gene encoding uncharacterized protein LOC121807257 isoform X1, producing the protein MGENPLNGICCLLMASLFGLSTCFQFNDPDWYFWIPLYASACFVNLLKFCKPNSPRIRKLAKLGLCLGVFLFIKVGAEDLINGKCGIWCMNMRERVVRERLGSGLVVCSMFLVKDNSRYGMVFLLSQLSTLFPLLLRQVFMWQVCPFWLALPMASASSSLHFNIIKCDINHSTYVGRLIIQHI; encoded by the exons ATGGGTGAAAATCCATTAAATGGAATTTGCTGTCTGTTAATGGCTTCCCTTTTTGGTCTATCCACTTGTTTCCAATTCAACGATCCAG ATTGGTATTTCTGGATCCCATTATATGCATCTGCTTGTTTTGTGAATCTGCTGAAATTCTGTAAACCAAATTCACCAAGAATCAGAAAATTGGCCAAGTTAGGATTGTGTCTTGGCGTATTCTTGTTTATCAAAGTTGGGGCAGAAGATTTGATTAATGGAAAATGTGGGATTTGGTGTATGaatatgagagagagagttgtgagaGAGAGATTGGGGAGTGGGCTTGTTGTTTGCTCCATGTTTCTTGTGAAGGACAACTCAAGATATGGTATGGTATTTTTACTCTCTCAACTCTCAACTTTGTTTCCTTTATTGCTCAGACAAGTTTTTATGTGGCAGGTTTGCCCATTTTGGTTGGCGTTGCCTATGGCATCAGCTTCATCTTCTTTGCATTTCAACATCATCAAATGCGATATTAATCACTCGACATATGTTGGGAGATTGATCATTCAACATATATGA
- the LOC121807257 gene encoding uncharacterized protein LOC121807257 isoform X2, giving the protein MGENPLNGICCLLMASLFGLSTCFQFNDPDWYFWIPLYASACFVNLLKFCKPNSPRIRKLAKLGLCLGVFLFIKVGAEDLINGKCGIWCMNMRERVVRERLGSGLVVCSMFLVKDNSRYGLPILVGVAYGISFIFFAFQHHQMRY; this is encoded by the exons ATGGGTGAAAATCCATTAAATGGAATTTGCTGTCTGTTAATGGCTTCCCTTTTTGGTCTATCCACTTGTTTCCAATTCAACGATCCAG ATTGGTATTTCTGGATCCCATTATATGCATCTGCTTGTTTTGTGAATCTGCTGAAATTCTGTAAACCAAATTCACCAAGAATCAGAAAATTGGCCAAGTTAGGATTGTGTCTTGGCGTATTCTTGTTTATCAAAGTTGGGGCAGAAGATTTGATTAATGGAAAATGTGGGATTTGGTGTATGaatatgagagagagagttgtgagaGAGAGATTGGGGAGTGGGCTTGTTGTTTGCTCCATGTTTCTTGTGAAGGACAACTCAAGATATG GTTTGCCCATTTTGGTTGGCGTTGCCTATGGCATCAGCTTCATCTTCTTTGCATTTCAACATCATCAAATGCGATATTAA
- the LOC121809826 gene encoding BTB/POZ domain-containing protein At3g50780-like, protein MAEIRLPRLEHGQAKIKSVPIAVTPEGFWCCPSPTVFQKTVRTQNPLNKSKPSPPSQTASSQKKQTSVNERKASCVASKTNVVSDVQKTQGSDAPAAKASLANEKVPRSRPENVPRKVAIEFGEPGTSDFKVILLGRQGVAVKLSVHRSVLVEHSTFFASRISGQQLVFPCLEIDNCEDAEIYVETIGLMYCRDLKQRLIKQSVSRVLRILKVSEQLGYKTCIHFCLEYLEAAPWVGQEEEEKVVSLVSRLEGEGIGVKPVLKRVSPETPTPPNDTFSHILELVLTSREEKGRREMKSVVLKLLKENNSLASSSSEPSDLCYETLYSSCRSSLDSLLALFKQAAEPDFLDRAVDKREPVVRSIYLEADNMLWLLDILADRQAADEFAIMWVNQQELATLHTSLPMVCRHYVSMISSRLFVGIGRGEVLPSKDTRHLLLKTWLQPLINDYSWLQHGCRSFDRKAVEEGIGRTILTLPLEDQQSILLSWLRSFLTGGDSCPNLQQAFEVWWRRAFRRPYGESGILGQTENRTL, encoded by the exons ATGGCTGAAATTAGGCTTCCTAGGTTAGAGCATGGCCAAGCCAAAATCAAGAGTGTTCCAATTGCTGTAACCCCAGAAGGATTTTGGTGTTGCCCCTCACCCACTGTGTTTCAGAAGACAGTAAGGACACAAAATCCTTTAAACAAGTCCAAACCATCTCCTCCCAGCCAAACAGCTTCGTCTCAAAAGAAGCAAACCTCGGTGAATGAGAGGAAGGCGAGTTGTGTGGCATCTAAGACCAATGTTGTTAGTGATGTGCAAAAGACTCAGGGTTCTGATGCACCTGCTGCAAAAGCTTCACTAGCAAATGAGAAGGTGCCTCGTTCTAGGCCTGAAAATGTCCCGAGGAAAGTGGCAATCGAGTTTGGTGAGCCTGGAACGAGTGATTTCAAAGTGATTTTGCTTGGGAGGCAGGGAGTAGCTGTGAAGTTGAGTGTTCACAGGAGTGTACTAGTGGAACATAGCACTTTCTTTGCTAGTAGAATATCGGGACAACAGCTTGTTTTCCCTTGTCTTGAGATTGATAACTGTGAGGATGCTGAGATATATGTCGAAACTATTGGGCTCATGTACTGCAGAGACCTCAAGCAacgcttgatcaagcagagtGTTTCACGTGTTCTACGTATTCTCAAG GTCAGTGAACAGCTTGGTTACAAAACGTGCATCCATTTTTGTTTGGAGTACTTGGAAGCTGCCCCCTGGGTGGGACAAGAGGAGGAAGAGAAAGTGGTTTCTTTAGTCTCGCGTCTTGAAGGTGAGGGCATTGGGGTGAAGCCAGTACTGAAACGAGTGTCTCCCGAAACACCAACACCACCTAACGACACCTTCTCTCACATATTGGAGTTGGTGCTAACAAGCAGAGAAGAAAAGGGTAGGCGGGAAATGAAGTCCGTTGTGCTGAAGCTCCTTAAGGAAAACAACAGTCTTGCAAGCTCCTCCTCAGAACCGTCTGACTTGTGCTACGAGACACTTTATAGCTCGTGCAGAAGCTCCCTTGATTCCCTACTGGCTCTATTCAAACAAGCTGCAGAGCCTGATTTTCTTGACAGGGCCGTGGACAAGCGGGAGCCAGTAGTGAGGTCAATCTATCTGGAGGCCGACAACATGTTGTGGCTGCTCGATATCTTAGCTGACAGACAAGCAGCAGACGAGTTTGCGATAATGTGGGTGAATCAGCAAGAATTGGCCACACTTCACACTAGTCTTCCAATGGTATGTCGCCACTACGTTAGCATGATCAGCTCAAGGCTCTTTGTCGGGATAGGGAGAGGGGAGGTCCTCCCATCCAAGGATACGCGCCATCTTCTGCTGAAAACGTGGTTGCAGCCGTTGATCAACGACTACAGCTGGTTGCAACATGGGTGCAGGTCATTCGACAGGAAAGCTGTGGAGGAAGGAATAGGCAGGACAATCCTCACGCTCCCGTTGGAGGATCAGCAGAGCATCTTGCTTTCGTGGCTCAGAAGTTTTCTCACAGGTGGCGATAGCTGCCCGAATCTTCAACAGGCATTTGAGGTGTGGTGGAGGCGGGCGTTCAGAAGACCATATGGAGAATCTGGGATTCTCGGGCAGACGGAGAATCGGACATTGTAG